Proteins encoded by one window of Caldisericia bacterium:
- a CDS encoding TldD/PmbA family protein, which yields MRGREEVINSLKEGLSISNADEVELLFLGKESILTRYANSTIHQNVKESNSEIRVRVVIGKKIGFSQTNDLSKEGIKKAVLDAEKIAKVTKEDPDFVKLPEPEKGKEIKTFFEENLNVRPEDMAEKVVNVIKRAERKNLIASGAFSFDIDEYAVVNSRGIEKYQPYTSFFFTTVIMGENSSGYADRFSMKFSEIDEESLADEAIERTLMAKNPKDIEPGKYEVILTEYAVEDVISFLSYLGFGAKQFHQGTSFLSGKIGEKIMGENITIWDDGLNPEGAPIPFDFEGVPKKKVMLIENGVARGIVYDSYHAFKYHTKSTGHALPQPSSFGPLPLNIFMKEGTSSLSDMIKNVKKGILISRFHYTNPLDPKRVIITGMTRDGTFMIENGKISYPVKNMRFTQNMIEMLNGVVEISKNRKKQKGMIHVSVVPCIRVKEFNFTGKTEF from the coding sequence ATGAGAGGTAGAGAGGAAGTTATAAATTCATTAAAGGAAGGTCTATCAATAAGCAACGCAGATGAAGTAGAACTCCTGTTTCTCGGAAAGGAGTCAATTCTTACAAGATACGCAAACTCCACCATTCATCAGAACGTTAAGGAGAGCAACTCAGAGATAAGAGTAAGGGTAGTTATTGGAAAGAAAATCGGCTTTTCTCAAACAAACGACCTCTCAAAAGAGGGGATAAAGAAGGCAGTTCTTGATGCAGAGAAAATTGCTAAAGTTACAAAAGAGGACCCAGATTTTGTGAAACTGCCTGAACCAGAGAAGGGAAAAGAGATAAAGACATTCTTTGAAGAAAATTTAAATGTTAGACCAGAAGATATGGCAGAGAAGGTTGTCAATGTTATAAAAAGGGCTGAGAGAAAAAACCTTATTGCATCAGGGGCATTTTCCTTTGATATAGATGAGTACGCAGTGGTAAACTCAAGAGGTATTGAAAAATACCAACCCTACACCTCCTTCTTCTTTACAACAGTCATTATGGGAGAGAATTCATCTGGTTATGCTGATAGATTCTCAATGAAATTCTCTGAAATTGATGAAGAATCCCTTGCCGATGAAGCCATAGAGAGAACTCTTATGGCAAAAAATCCAAAGGACATTGAACCGGGGAAGTATGAAGTTATCTTAACAGAGTATGCTGTTGAAGATGTAATATCCTTTCTTTCATATCTTGGATTTGGAGCAAAACAATTCCATCAGGGAACCAGTTTCCTTAGTGGGAAAATTGGTGAAAAGATAATGGGAGAAAACATTACCATATGGGATGATGGACTCAATCCTGAAGGAGCACCTATTCCTTTTGACTTTGAGGGAGTTCCAAAGAAAAAGGTGATGCTCATTGAAAATGGTGTGGCAAGGGGAATAGTCTATGATTCATATCATGCATTTAAGTATCACACTAAATCCACAGGACACGCTCTTCCACAGCCATCCTCTTTTGGTCCACTTCCATTAAACATTTTTATGAAGGAGGGAACAAGCAGTCTATCTGATATGATAAAGAATGTAAAGAAAGGTATTCTTATATCCAGATTCCACTACACCAATCCACTGGATCCAAAGAGAGTTATAATCACTGGAATGACGAGAGATGGAACATTCATGATTGAGAATGGAAAGATATCCTATCCTGTAAAGAACATGAGATTTACCCAGAACATGATTGAGATGTTAAATGGAGTAGTTGAGATTTCAAAAAATAGGAAAAAACAGAAGGGAATGATACATGTCTCTGTTGTTCCATGTATCAGAGTTAAAGAGTTCAACTTTACAGGAAAGACTGAGTTTTAA
- a CDS encoding TldD/PmbA family protein encodes MKELALWLMDEAKRKGVQFADIRIIENEVESIETENGGVSEVGRYRSVGFGIRVLMNGSWGFSSSSKVDKYEMEKVLSEAISIAKASSLAKKEDVVLSPVEIYQDEVPHNAKIDPFEIPLDKKLSVLLEADKIMAGVNGVKIRRGSMYFMKERKTYASTEGAFIVQDRIESGAGIVSFAISSDGEVQKRSYPNSFGGDFKRAGWEFIESLKLIENAERVAKESVALLSAKPCPSGVMDIVIGGSQMALQVHESLGHPAELDRVLGMEASYAGTSFLTPDKLGNFRYGSKIVNITADATIPEALGGFAYDDEGVKGQRVYLVKDGIFVGYLTSRETAHKVGQKPMGAMRAESWNRIPIIRMTSINLEPGDMTLEELIKGVDKGIYVETNKSWSIDDKRLNFQFGTEIGWEIRNGELGDMIKNPTYTGITYEFWRSCDGIANRDYWNVWGVPNCGKGEPVQTMHVSHGTSPARFRNVRVGVMK; translated from the coding sequence ATGAAAGAATTGGCTTTGTGGTTGATGGATGAGGCAAAGAGAAAGGGGGTTCAATTTGCCGACATAAGGATTATAGAAAATGAGGTGGAGTCTATTGAAACAGAGAATGGGGGAGTATCTGAAGTTGGAAGATACAGGAGCGTAGGATTCGGTATAAGGGTTTTGATGAATGGAAGCTGGGGATTCTCCTCTTCCTCTAAGGTTGATAAATATGAAATGGAGAAGGTGCTTTCAGAGGCAATAAGTATTGCAAAGGCTTCCTCCCTTGCAAAGAAAGAGGATGTAGTTCTCTCTCCTGTGGAAATATATCAGGATGAGGTGCCTCACAATGCAAAGATAGATCCATTTGAGATTCCACTTGATAAAAAATTATCTGTGCTTCTTGAAGCTGATAAAATAATGGCAGGAGTAAATGGGGTTAAAATTAGGAGAGGCTCAATGTACTTTATGAAGGAAAGAAAAACATACGCATCCACAGAAGGTGCATTTATTGTTCAGGATAGAATTGAATCAGGCGCAGGAATAGTCTCCTTTGCTATAAGCAGTGATGGAGAGGTTCAGAAAAGAAGTTATCCAAATTCCTTTGGAGGAGATTTCAAAAGAGCTGGATGGGAGTTTATAGAGAGTCTTAAATTAATTGAAAATGCAGAGAGAGTTGCCAAAGAATCTGTTGCTTTGCTCTCGGCAAAACCTTGTCCATCTGGAGTTATGGACATTGTTATTGGGGGTTCCCAGATGGCTCTTCAGGTACATGAATCCTTAGGGCATCCCGCAGAACTTGATAGAGTTCTTGGAATGGAAGCTTCCTATGCTGGAACATCTTTTCTTACACCTGATAAGCTTGGAAACTTCAGATATGGATCAAAAATTGTAAATATAACAGCAGATGCAACAATTCCTGAAGCCTTAGGTGGTTTTGCATACGATGACGAAGGAGTAAAAGGACAAAGGGTCTATCTTGTAAAGGATGGAATCTTTGTTGGTTACCTAACTTCAAGAGAAACTGCCCATAAGGTTGGGCAGAAACCAATGGGGGCTATGAGGGCAGAGAGTTGGAACAGAATTCCCATTATAAGAATGACATCCATAAACCTTGAACCAGGTGATATGACCCTTGAAGAGTTAATAAAGGGAGTTGACAAGGGTATATATGTTGAAACAAACAAAAGCTGGTCAATAGACGATAAGAGGTTGAACTTCCAGTTTGGAACTGAAATTGGATGGGAGATAAGAAATGGAGAGCTTGGAGATATGATAAAGAATCCAACATACACAGGCATAACTTATGAATTCTGGAGGAGTTGTGATGGAATTGCAAACAGGGATTACTGGAATGTGTGGGGTGTTCCCAACTGCGGAAAGGGAGAGCCAGTCCAAACCATGCATGTTTCTCATGGAACATCCCCGGCAAGATTTAGAAATGTAAGAGTAGGGGTGATGAAATGA
- the htpX gene encoding zinc metalloprotease HtpX — MKKTLYELRSENIRKTYIFLIIFSLILFAVGYILVYLFKWGITGFVLLGMFIIIYNIVVYNNSDKIALASVGAVPADPERFYVLHNVVEEVAIAAGIPKPKVYIMDEPQPNAFATGKNPESASICVTTGLLSMMNREELQGVIAHEMAHIRNYDILLMTVVGIVAGLIIILRDLILRGMWFGGERRRERDNEAGSILLLIGIILAILSPILVALIRAAISRQREFLADATGAYIVRDPYGLASALKKIASYQKPMKRASEATAHLFISSPFPGQRYFATHPPIEERIKRLLSITI; from the coding sequence ATGAAGAAGACTCTCTACGAGTTAAGAAGTGAGAATATAAGAAAGACCTACATTTTTCTTATTATTTTCTCATTAATTCTCTTCGCTGTAGGTTATATCCTTGTGTACCTTTTTAAATGGGGAATTACAGGTTTTGTGCTTCTTGGAATGTTCATAATTATCTACAACATAGTGGTTTACAACAACTCTGATAAAATTGCCCTTGCATCTGTGGGTGCAGTGCCTGCAGATCCTGAAAGATTCTATGTATTGCACAATGTTGTCGAGGAAGTTGCCATTGCCGCAGGTATCCCAAAACCTAAAGTTTATATAATGGATGAACCCCAACCAAATGCGTTTGCTACAGGAAAAAATCCTGAAAGTGCATCAATTTGTGTAACAACAGGACTTCTATCCATGATGAACAGAGAGGAACTTCAGGGAGTGATTGCCCATGAGATGGCTCATATAAGAAACTACGATATACTACTCATGACAGTTGTGGGAATAGTGGCAGGATTAATTATAATACTCAGGGATTTAATATTGAGGGGAATGTGGTTTGGTGGAGAGAGAAGAAGGGAAAGGGATAATGAAGCAGGAAGTATTTTGCTGCTTATAGGTATCATTCTTGCAATTCTATCTCCAATTCTTGTAGCTCTCATAAGGGCAGCAATATCAAGACAGAGGGAGTTTCTTGCAGATGCAACAGGTGCCTACATCGTAAGGGATCCATATGGACTTGCCTCTGCTCTAAAGAAGATAGCATCCTATCAGAAACCGATGAAAAGAGCATCTGAGGCAACAGCACATCTATTCATCTCCAGTCCATTCCCTGGACAGAGGTATTTTGCAACACATCCTCCTATTGAAGAGAGGATTAAAAGATTGTTAAGCATAACAATTTAG
- a CDS encoding LemA family protein, with amino-acid sequence MVGWIILGVIIVIALWFIGTYNMFITLRNRVKNAWAQIDVQLKRRYDLIPNLVETVKGYAKHERELFEKVTELRSRAMSAKSIRDVGEANNQLTQTLKTLFAVAENYPELKANESFLKLQEELTNTENKIAFARQFYNDIVMRFNMAQQKIPAAFVAKMMGLTPEEYYPVPEEERGAVRVEF; translated from the coding sequence ATGGTTGGATGGATTATCCTGGGAGTAATTATAGTTATAGCTCTCTGGTTTATTGGTACTTACAATATGTTCATCACCTTGAGAAACAGGGTAAAGAACGCATGGGCACAGATTGATGTTCAGTTGAAGAGAAGATACGATTTAATTCCAAACCTTGTTGAAACTGTAAAGGGATATGCAAAGCATGAAAGAGAACTCTTTGAGAAAGTTACAGAGTTAAGATCAAGGGCTATGAGTGCGAAATCAATAAGGGATGTTGGTGAGGCAAACAACCAGTTAACCCAAACACTTAAGACACTATTTGCAGTGGCTGAGAATTACCCAGAATTAAAGGCTAATGAAAGTTTCTTAAAACTTCAGGAGGAATTGACAAACACAGAGAACAAGATAGCTTTTGCAAGACAGTTTTACAACGATATTGTGATGAGGTTCAACATGGCACAGCAGAAAATTCCAGCAGCATTTGTTGCAAAGATGATGGGTCTTACCCCAGAAGAATACTATCCTGTTCCTGAGGAGGAGAGAGGAGCTGTAAGAGTAGAATTCTAA